The proteins below come from a single Prochlorococcus marinus str. MIT 9215 genomic window:
- the cysS gene encoding cysteine--tRNA ligase yields MIKLFNTLSKRVEVFKPIDDVVKIYCCGVTVYDLCHLGHARSYIVWDILRRFLIYSDFKVKYVQNFTDIDDKILKRAKEESSSMKEVSEKNIIEFHKDMDSLGIMRPDSMPKATNHICNICSFITILEDKGYAYSRDGDVYYSVFKNKNYGKLSNQNIQEQNINQQGRMANDENSKKLNPQDFALWKKAKDDEPFFDSPWGKGRPGWHIECSAMVKDELGDTIDIHLGGSDLIFPHHENEIAQSEAANGKKLANYWLHNGMVNVNGQKMSKSLKNFTTIRELIKSGISPMSLRYFVMTVNYRKPLDFTEEALRSASEAWKNINIALSFMDLTKGAFRYIDKNESIEEEYKEKISFELSQKKLKFSEALGNDLNTAGAIAIIYDLAKPLKNFLNQFQRVEGFKIDLNEKFFLIENFKTLEKLTKVLGLEKEVLVKESKITEEEISSLINERLKAKKGKNYAKADEIRNLLNEKGIELIDQSKEITTWIRL; encoded by the coding sequence ATGATCAAACTTTTTAATACTTTAAGCAAAAGAGTTGAGGTTTTTAAGCCTATTGATGATGTAGTAAAAATTTATTGTTGTGGAGTAACCGTTTATGATTTATGTCATCTTGGTCATGCCAGAAGTTATATAGTTTGGGATATATTGAGAAGATTTTTAATTTATAGTGATTTCAAAGTGAAGTATGTTCAAAATTTTACAGATATTGATGACAAGATCTTAAAAAGAGCTAAAGAAGAAAGCAGTTCAATGAAGGAAGTATCTGAAAAAAATATTATTGAATTTCATAAAGATATGGATTCTTTAGGAATAATGCGTCCGGATAGCATGCCAAAAGCAACGAATCATATATGCAATATCTGCTCCTTTATAACAATCCTAGAGGACAAAGGTTATGCATACTCTAGAGATGGAGATGTTTATTATTCTGTTTTTAAAAATAAAAATTATGGAAAGCTAAGTAATCAAAATATACAAGAACAAAATATCAATCAGCAAGGAAGAATGGCTAATGATGAAAATAGTAAAAAACTTAATCCGCAAGATTTTGCACTATGGAAAAAAGCCAAAGATGATGAACCATTTTTCGATTCGCCATGGGGTAAGGGTAGGCCAGGATGGCATATTGAATGTTCGGCAATGGTTAAAGATGAATTGGGAGATACTATTGATATCCATTTAGGTGGGTCTGACTTGATTTTTCCACATCATGAAAATGAAATCGCCCAATCAGAGGCAGCCAATGGCAAAAAGCTAGCTAATTATTGGTTACACAATGGAATGGTCAATGTAAATGGACAGAAGATGAGTAAATCCCTGAAAAATTTTACAACTATCAGAGAGCTAATAAAGTCAGGCATAAGCCCTATGTCTTTACGATATTTTGTTATGACTGTGAATTATAGAAAACCACTTGATTTCACTGAAGAAGCTTTAAGGAGTGCGTCAGAAGCTTGGAAAAACATTAATATAGCCCTTTCTTTTATGGACCTTACAAAAGGTGCTTTTAGATATATTGATAAAAATGAATCTATCGAAGAAGAATATAAAGAGAAAATAAGTTTTGAATTATCTCAAAAAAAGCTTAAATTTTCTGAGGCTCTAGGAAATGACCTTAATACAGCAGGTGCTATTGCAATTATTTATGATTTAGCGAAACCATTAAAAAACTTTTTAAACCAATTTCAAAGGGTTGAAGGGTTTAAAATAGACCTAAATGAAAAATTCTTTCTAATTGAGAATTTTAAAACTCTTGAAAAGTTGACTAAGGTACTTGGTCTTGAAAAAGAGGTTTTAGTAAAAGAAAGTAAAATAACGGAAGAAGAAATATCATCGCTTATTAATGAAAGATTAAAAGCAAAAAAGGGAAAGAATTATGCGAAGGCCGATGAAATCAGGAATTTGTTAAATGAAAAAGGTATTGAACTTATTGATCAATCAAAGGAAATAACGACATGGATAAGGCTCTAA
- a CDS encoding 1-deoxy-D-xylulose-5-phosphate reductoisomerase, with product MKYITVLGSTGSIGTQTLEIASEQPDKFKAVALSAGRNINLLTEQVKTHKPEVVAIEDENLIEDLKDNINNLDLDSAPLVLGGKEGLNEAAAWDKADTVVTGIVGCAGLIPTMSAINAGKNIALANKETLIAAGPIVIPALKKNNSRLLPADSEHSAIFQCLQGLPNYENADFSTGELPKGLKAIHLTASGGAFRDWAVEDLKHVTVEDATSHPNWDMGKKITVDSATLMNKGLEVIEAHYLFGTAYENIQIVIHPQSIIHSMIEMEDSSVLAQLGWPDMKLPILYAMSWPERIQTNWKRLNLSEIGQLTFKEPDEFKYPCMGLAYAAGKSSGTMPAVLNAANEMAVEQFLKEKISFQEIPIFISKACESHIKNFNLNPALEDILEVDNWARLFVMQEIKKGKKYVSIA from the coding sequence TTGAAATACATTACTGTGCTCGGTTCTACTGGTTCAATTGGGACTCAAACTCTCGAAATAGCTAGTGAGCAGCCTGATAAGTTTAAAGCCGTAGCTCTTTCGGCAGGAAGAAATATTAATTTATTAACGGAACAAGTTAAAACACATAAACCAGAAGTAGTTGCAATTGAAGATGAAAATCTTATAGAAGATTTAAAAGATAATATAAATAACCTAGATTTGGATAGTGCTCCTTTGGTTTTAGGCGGTAAGGAGGGGCTTAACGAAGCTGCAGCATGGGATAAGGCAGATACTGTAGTAACCGGGATAGTAGGCTGTGCAGGCTTAATTCCAACAATGTCAGCAATTAATGCGGGGAAAAATATTGCACTTGCTAACAAAGAAACTTTAATTGCAGCAGGGCCAATTGTTATTCCTGCATTAAAGAAAAATAATAGTAGGCTTTTACCTGCCGATTCAGAACACTCTGCTATATTTCAATGTTTACAAGGATTACCTAATTATGAAAATGCAGATTTTTCAACAGGAGAGCTACCTAAGGGTTTAAAAGCTATACATTTAACAGCTTCTGGTGGTGCTTTCAGAGATTGGGCCGTTGAAGATTTAAAGCATGTCACAGTGGAAGATGCGACTTCACATCCTAATTGGGATATGGGAAAAAAAATAACTGTAGATTCTGCAACTCTCATGAATAAAGGATTAGAAGTTATAGAAGCACATTATTTATTTGGGACCGCTTACGAAAATATCCAAATAGTTATCCACCCTCAAAGTATTATTCATTCAATGATTGAGATGGAAGATTCATCAGTATTAGCTCAATTAGGTTGGCCAGATATGAAGCTACCTATTTTATATGCAATGAGTTGGCCTGAAAGAATTCAAACAAATTGGAAGAGGTTAAATCTAAGTGAAATTGGACAATTGACTTTTAAAGAGCCTGACGAGTTTAAATATCCATGCATGGGATTAGCTTATGCTGCAGGAAAATCTTCTGGTACTATGCCTGCAGTCTTAAATGCTGCGAATGAAATGGCCGTTGAACAATTCCTTAAAGAAAAAATTTCTTTTCAAGAAATTCCAATATTTATTAGCAAAGCTTGTGAATCACATATAAAGAATTTTAATTTGAATCCTGCATTAGAGGATATTCTTGAAGTGGATAATTGGGCCAGACTTTTTGTTATGCAAGAAATTAAAAAAGGGAAAAAATACGTAAGTATTGCATAA
- a CDS encoding nitroreductase family protein: protein MDTNTAIFERRTVHAFNSKKVDEKLIYNAINAANQAPCHRLTFPWRFYSIGIRKRNEILKLAIDIKSSKKSLDENSKKILKDKFLNPSHLLISSQILNKDELIKKEDYAACACAIQNLAISLASSGVQIKWSSGEIIRSKRIYNILNIDSTLEEIIGFIWVGYGKILPEIKRPLIKEIYKQI, encoded by the coding sequence ATGGATACAAATACCGCAATTTTTGAAAGAAGAACTGTTCATGCTTTTAATTCAAAAAAAGTTGACGAGAAATTAATTTATAATGCTATTAATGCTGCAAATCAGGCTCCTTGTCACAGATTAACTTTCCCGTGGAGATTTTATTCAATTGGTATAAGAAAAAGAAATGAGATCTTAAAACTAGCAATTGATATTAAATCATCAAAAAAGTCGTTAGATGAGAATTCCAAAAAAATTCTTAAAGATAAATTTCTGAATCCTTCTCATTTATTAATTTCAAGTCAAATTTTAAATAAAGATGAATTAATAAAAAAGGAAGATTACGCAGCTTGTGCATGTGCTATCCAAAATTTGGCAATATCTCTTGCTTCGAGTGGAGTTCAAATTAAATGGTCTTCTGGTGAAATAATTAGAAGTAAAAGAATTTATAATATACTTAATATTGATAGTACATTAGAGGAAATAATAGGATTTATTTGGGTAGGATATGGCAAAATATTGCCTGAAATTAAAAGACCATTGATTAAGGAGATTTATAAACAAATTTAG
- a CDS encoding serine aminopeptidase domain-containing protein has product MELGRNNTIPSGFSDYLKNKPFREVLPWIGGDLQTLRDTFVIDFEKSKKDKKIFFPINKILSEKFECDYLLGFLELPEKLGSLRGFIIVTHGLGGSTKRFGLRRISRKLVKNGFGVLKLNLRGSGAARYLAKGNYCARCSSDVISAIKNFKKLINLEFKDLIKMNNLPIYGVGLSLGGTILLNACLDYDENDGEKLLDGLACVSSPLDLSSCSLCIEKPRNHIYQKWLLHRLKNQLWDGYNDEGKILNNAKLRKTIRNLKSIREFDQKFTAPSWGFNSLEDYYFKASPIFRIHKSIKKTPPMLFIHSKDDPWVPYKDTLTLGKESIDKFTILITKKGGHNGFHSINGCWSDEAVKNWFISI; this is encoded by the coding sequence TTGGAGTTGGGGAGAAATAATACTATACCTTCTGGGTTTTCAGATTATTTAAAAAATAAGCCATTTCGAGAAGTCTTACCTTGGATTGGTGGCGACTTACAAACCTTGAGAGATACCTTTGTCATTGACTTTGAAAAATCAAAAAAAGATAAAAAAATATTCTTTCCGATTAATAAAATTCTTTCTGAAAAGTTCGAATGTGATTATCTTCTGGGATTCTTAGAATTGCCTGAAAAACTTGGCTCTCTTAGGGGTTTTATTATAGTTACACATGGATTAGGTGGGTCAACTAAAAGGTTTGGCTTAAGAAGAATCTCTAGGAAATTAGTAAAAAACGGTTTTGGAGTTCTTAAATTAAATCTAAGAGGATCTGGTGCTGCGAGATATTTAGCTAAAGGAAATTATTGTGCCCGATGCTCCAGTGATGTTATTTCAGCAATAAAAAATTTTAAAAAATTAATTAATTTAGAGTTCAAAGATCTAATTAAAATGAATAATCTTCCAATCTACGGAGTTGGATTATCTTTAGGTGGAACAATTCTTTTAAATGCCTGCTTAGATTACGATGAAAACGATGGAGAAAAACTTTTAGATGGTTTAGCCTGCGTAAGTAGTCCTTTAGATTTATCATCATGCAGTCTTTGTATTGAGAAACCTAGAAATCATATCTACCAAAAATGGTTGCTTCACCGCTTAAAAAATCAGTTATGGGATGGATATAATGATGAAGGTAAAATTCTTAATAACGCGAAATTAAGAAAAACAATTAGGAATTTAAAAAGTATAAGGGAATTTGACCAGAAATTTACAGCCCCAAGTTGGGGATTTAATTCTTTAGAAGATTATTATTTTAAAGCTTCTCCAATATTTAGAATCCACAAATCAATCAAAAAAACACCTCCAATGCTTTTTATTCATTCTAAGGATGATCCTTGGGTTCCATATAAGGATACTTTGACTTTAGGAAAAGAATCTATCGATAAATTTACTATTTTAATAACTAAAAAAGGCGGGCATAATGGGTTTCACTCTATTAATGGCTGCTGGTCAGACGAAGCTGTAAAGAATTGGTTTATCAGTATCTAG
- a CDS encoding NAD(P)(+) transhydrogenase (Re/Si-specific) subunit beta: protein MNLPVIIKFVIDLLAVLLLALGIKGLSKVKSARDANRLAAFAMSLSVIGLLSYYLGTSGIATQSWIWIIIGTVIGSLFGAILAKKVPMTSMPETVALFNGCGGMSSLLVALGVAIFPISNSLEKLDFFKSLINQVSISVSIFVGAITFTGSIVAMAKLQGWLSTPGWTQSKVRHFVNIVFAVASLISFFDLINGNTSSIWLLVIVSSLLGIGVTLPIGGADMPVVISLLNSYSGIAAAAAGFVVDSQLLIVAGAMVGAAGLILTQVMCKGMNRSLISVLFGGSLSAQSTASAGSGEYTNITSCSVEECALTLEAANKVIIVPGYGLAVAQAQHTLREVTKKLEQSGIEVVYAIHPVAGRMPGHMNVLLAEADVPYEQLKEMDVVNPDFPATDVVLVLGANDVVNPQAKNDSSSPLYGMPVLDVQEARTVFVIKRGMSAGYSGIKNDLFDLPNTSMVFGDAKKVLNDLIGELKDLGVGEK, encoded by the coding sequence ATGAATCTACCTGTAATCATTAAATTCGTTATTGACCTTCTAGCTGTACTTTTACTGGCTTTGGGAATAAAAGGATTATCAAAAGTAAAATCAGCGAGAGATGCAAATAGACTAGCTGCATTTGCAATGTCGCTATCAGTAATAGGATTACTATCCTATTATTTGGGTACATCCGGAATTGCTACTCAGTCTTGGATTTGGATAATAATTGGAACAGTCATAGGTAGTTTATTTGGAGCAATTCTTGCAAAAAAAGTACCGATGACCTCCATGCCTGAGACAGTAGCATTGTTTAATGGTTGTGGTGGAATGTCATCACTTTTAGTTGCCTTGGGAGTTGCTATTTTCCCAATATCTAATAGTTTAGAAAAACTTGATTTTTTTAAGTCACTAATTAACCAAGTTTCTATATCTGTTTCAATATTTGTGGGTGCTATAACTTTTACTGGTTCGATTGTCGCAATGGCAAAGTTACAGGGTTGGTTGTCAACTCCAGGATGGACACAGAGCAAAGTTAGACATTTTGTAAATATTGTTTTTGCGGTTGCTTCCTTGATATCCTTTTTTGACTTGATAAACGGGAATACAAGTTCTATTTGGCTATTGGTTATAGTTTCTTCTTTATTAGGTATCGGAGTTACTTTGCCTATTGGAGGAGCTGATATGCCAGTGGTTATATCGTTATTAAATAGCTATTCAGGTATTGCTGCAGCAGCAGCAGGTTTCGTTGTAGATAGTCAGCTTCTAATAGTAGCTGGCGCAATGGTCGGAGCCGCAGGTCTAATACTTACTCAAGTAATGTGCAAGGGTATGAATAGATCTTTGATCTCAGTACTTTTTGGAGGATCTTTATCAGCGCAAAGTACGGCCTCCGCTGGATCAGGAGAATATACAAATATAACTTCTTGTAGTGTTGAAGAATGTGCATTGACTTTAGAGGCAGCAAATAAGGTAATAATTGTCCCTGGTTATGGTCTAGCAGTAGCTCAAGCCCAGCATACTTTAAGGGAAGTGACAAAAAAACTAGAGCAAAGTGGTATTGAAGTTGTCTATGCAATACATCCTGTAGCAGGGAGGATGCCTGGTCATATGAATGTACTTTTAGCAGAAGCAGATGTTCCTTACGAACAACTTAAAGAAATGGACGTTGTAAATCCTGATTTTCCTGCGACTGACGTTGTTTTAGTTTTAGGAGCAAATGATGTAGTTAATCCTCAGGCTAAAAATGATAGTTCTTCTCCTCTATATGGTATGCCAGTTCTTGATGTCCAGGAGGCAAGAACGGTATTTGTAATTAAACGAGGCATGAGTGCAGGTTACTCCGGAATAAAAAATGATTTATTTGATCTGCCAAATACTTCTATGGTATTTGGTGATGCAAAAAAGGTATTAAATGATCTGATTGGAGAATTGAAGGATCTTGGAGTTGGGGAGAAATAA
- a CDS encoding NAD(P) transhydrogenase subunit alpha, whose product MSFINLLWVLLLGSLLGLELIGKVPPTLHTPLMSGANAISGITMLAALTLIIKAGENVPLLIIGSVSLGFALFNVVGGFFVTDRMLAMFSRKTSNKK is encoded by the coding sequence ATGTCTTTTATAAATCTTCTTTGGGTCCTTTTACTCGGTAGTTTGTTAGGCCTAGAGTTAATTGGAAAAGTTCCTCCAACGCTTCATACTCCCTTAATGAGCGGAGCAAATGCAATTTCAGGAATAACAATGCTCGCAGCATTGACTTTAATTATAAAAGCAGGAGAAAATGTGCCACTCTTAATTATTGGTTCAGTTTCTCTTGGTTTCGCCCTTTTCAATGTTGTTGGTGGTTTCTTTGTAACTGATCGAATGCTCGCAATGTTTAGCCGTAAAACATCAAATAAGAAGTAA
- a CDS encoding Re/Si-specific NAD(P)(+) transhydrogenase subunit alpha: MTKILIPSEKSSGERRVSATPEAVKKLKDLGCDVYIESSAGKLSGFNDLSYVESGGKIINDLDQKIWSEADIVFCVQTPSEDHLTKLKKGAILLGLLNPYGNKELLRIINSNKVSALSLELLPRISRAQSSDVLSSQANIAGYKAVLLAASELDRYFPMLMTAAGTVQPAKVVVLGGGVAGLQAVATAKRLGAIVFVSDIRPAVKEQVESLGARFIELPEVDEKPAEAGGYAKAVTPEFLSKQKATLTKYLSEADVAICTAQVLGKKAPVLIDAPMIEKMRSGAVIIDLAVSQGGNCEGTKSNETIIKDGVKLIGAGELPSSVPYDASSLYAKNLTSLITPFIKDGLIKLDKEDELISGCLLSDEGVILQNKVFEN; encoded by the coding sequence TTGACAAAAATACTTATTCCCTCTGAAAAAAGCTCTGGTGAAAGGAGAGTTTCAGCCACGCCAGAAGCGGTGAAGAAATTAAAAGACCTTGGATGTGATGTTTATATAGAAAGCTCAGCTGGGAAATTATCAGGATTTAATGACTTATCATATGTAGAGTCAGGCGGCAAAATAATCAATGACTTAGATCAAAAAATTTGGAGTGAAGCGGATATAGTATTTTGTGTTCAAACACCTTCTGAAGATCATTTAACGAAATTAAAAAAAGGTGCTATATTATTGGGCCTTCTTAACCCATATGGTAATAAAGAGCTTCTCAGGATTATAAATAGTAATAAGGTTTCAGCTTTATCACTAGAGTTACTTCCTAGAATCAGTAGAGCTCAATCTTCTGATGTTCTTTCTTCTCAAGCCAATATCGCTGGATATAAAGCAGTTCTTTTAGCTGCAAGTGAGTTGGATAGATATTTTCCGATGCTTATGACTGCCGCAGGAACGGTTCAACCAGCCAAAGTTGTGGTTCTTGGTGGAGGCGTTGCAGGATTGCAAGCAGTTGCTACTGCAAAAAGGCTTGGTGCAATAGTTTTTGTATCCGATATAAGACCTGCTGTTAAAGAACAAGTAGAGTCCTTAGGAGCAAGATTTATAGAGCTTCCTGAAGTTGATGAAAAACCAGCAGAAGCAGGAGGTTATGCAAAGGCCGTAACTCCTGAATTTCTATCAAAACAGAAAGCTACTTTAACTAAATATTTATCTGAAGCTGACGTTGCTATTTGTACAGCGCAAGTTCTAGGTAAGAAGGCTCCTGTTTTAATAGACGCGCCAATGATTGAAAAAATGAGGTCTGGTGCAGTAATTATTGATTTAGCAGTTTCTCAAGGAGGTAACTGCGAAGGAACAAAATCAAATGAGACTATCATTAAAGATGGAGTGAAACTTATAGGTGCTGGCGAATTACCTTCATCAGTTCCTTACGATGCGAGTTCTCTTTATGCTAAGAACTTAACATCTTTGATTACACCATTTATAAAAGATGGTCTAATTAAATTAGATAAAGAGGATGAACTTATTTCTGGATGCCTATTAAGTGATGAAGGAGTTATCCTTCAAAATAAAGTTTTTGAAAATTGA
- the trxB gene encoding thioredoxin-disulfide reductase: protein MENKETNSNVENVVIIGSGPAGYTAAIYAARANLQPLLVTGFNSGGIPGGQLMTTTFVENYPGFPDGVLGPELMDLMKAQAERWGTNLYESDVVSINTDSHPFELKTLEGTIKTNSIIIATGASANRLGVINEDKYWSKGISACAICDGATPQFREEELAVVGGGDSACEEAAYLTKYGSKVHLIVRSEKLRASAAMVDRVKANPKIEIHWNTKVDKAEGSEWLEKIETIHSKEGKGEIKIKGLFYAIGHTPNTKFLGKKIDLDNKGYIACKSGRPETSIEGIFAAGDVVDSEWRQGVTAAGTGCMAALATERWLAEKKLAKTIVRETPEPEKKLNSSDFNDEEVNEDTFDSNSEWQKGSYALRKLYHESKKPLLVIFSSPSCGPCHVLKPQLKRVIKELDGAVLGVEIDIDKDQDIAKQAGINGTPTVQLFKEKLLKKQWQGVKQRSEFKEAIKNII, encoded by the coding sequence ATGGAAAATAAAGAGACAAATTCAAATGTTGAAAACGTTGTAATTATTGGTTCAGGGCCAGCAGGTTACACAGCAGCAATATATGCAGCAAGAGCAAATCTGCAACCTTTACTTGTGACGGGATTTAATTCCGGAGGAATTCCAGGAGGGCAATTAATGACTACAACATTTGTTGAAAACTATCCAGGTTTTCCTGATGGAGTACTCGGGCCAGAATTAATGGACCTAATGAAGGCTCAAGCAGAAAGATGGGGCACAAACTTATACGAAAGTGATGTTGTTTCAATAAATACTGATTCTCATCCCTTTGAACTAAAAACTTTAGAAGGAACTATAAAAACTAACTCAATTATTATTGCTACTGGAGCAAGTGCAAATAGATTAGGCGTGATAAATGAAGATAAATACTGGAGTAAAGGAATAAGTGCTTGTGCAATATGCGATGGAGCGACCCCACAATTCAGAGAGGAAGAATTAGCTGTTGTAGGAGGAGGGGACTCCGCATGTGAAGAAGCAGCATACCTGACAAAGTATGGCAGTAAAGTGCATTTGATTGTTAGATCAGAAAAATTAAGGGCTAGTGCAGCAATGGTTGATAGAGTAAAAGCTAATCCAAAGATAGAAATCCATTGGAATACAAAAGTTGATAAAGCTGAAGGTTCTGAATGGCTTGAGAAAATAGAAACTATTCACTCAAAAGAAGGCAAAGGAGAAATAAAAATAAAAGGTCTTTTTTACGCGATAGGACATACACCAAATACGAAGTTCCTAGGCAAGAAAATTGACTTAGACAATAAAGGATATATTGCTTGCAAATCAGGTAGACCAGAAACCTCTATTGAAGGCATCTTCGCAGCAGGCGATGTTGTTGATTCAGAGTGGCGACAAGGAGTTACTGCTGCAGGAACAGGATGTATGGCAGCATTAGCTACCGAAAGGTGGCTAGCCGAGAAAAAATTAGCAAAAACTATAGTCAGAGAAACACCCGAACCAGAAAAAAAACTTAATTCATCAGATTTTAATGATGAAGAAGTTAATGAAGATACTTTCGATTCAAACTCTGAATGGCAAAAAGGCAGTTATGCATTAAGGAAACTTTATCACGAGAGTAAAAAACCTCTCTTAGTTATTTTTAGTTCCCCAAGCTGCGGCCCATGTCATGTTTTAAAACCTCAACTAAAAAGAGTAATTAAAGAACTTGATGGTGCGGTGCTAGGCGTTGAAATAGATATTGATAAAGATCAAGATATTGCAAAACAAGCTGGCATTAACGGCACTCCTACAGTTCAACTTTTTAAAGAAAAACTTTTAAAAAAACAATGGCAAGGTGTTAAGCAAAGAAGTGAGTTTAAAGAAGCGATTAAAAATATTATCTAA
- the infA gene encoding translation initiation factor IF-1, translated as MIETSGVIEKEQGNGFYLVTLEQPEGHQCLCRAAGKLTKFRIKLLAGDKVLVEISPYDLSRGRITYRERNAGGGARPTTNKNNPKRNNK; from the coding sequence ATGATTGAAACTTCAGGTGTAATTGAAAAAGAGCAGGGAAATGGATTTTATCTGGTTACATTAGAGCAACCTGAAGGTCACCAATGTTTATGCAGAGCTGCAGGTAAATTGACTAAATTTAGAATTAAATTATTAGCTGGTGACAAAGTGTTAGTTGAAATAAGTCCTTATGATCTCTCTAGAGGGAGGATAACTTATCGTGAGAGGAATGCAGGTGGTGGAGCCAGACCTACAACTAATAAAAATAATCCTAAGAGAAACAATAAGTAA
- a CDS encoding NAD(P)H-binding protein, with protein MRILLVGATGTLGRQIAKQATEDGHEVRCFVRNPRKASFLQEWGCELTKGNLLNSSDIEYALQDIEAVIDAATSKPDDPKSIYEIDWDGKVNLFNACESLNIKRVIFLSILLTEKFRKVPLMDIKYCTEKLLEKSDLDYTIFKCAAFMQGIIGQFAIPILDSQAVWMSGTPTKIAYMNTQDMAKVIVAAVNNPKTHRTSLPLVGPKAWDSNEVISLCEKFSEKKAKIFRVSPFLINVTQKVVSFFQDSLNVAERLAFAEVTSSGESLDADMSKTYEILDLKKEDMTSLESYIKEYYQQILKRLREMEADLNVEEKKRLPF; from the coding sequence ATGAGGATTCTTTTAGTAGGAGCAACAGGGACACTTGGTAGACAAATAGCAAAGCAAGCTACAGAAGATGGACATGAGGTAAGATGCTTTGTAAGAAACCCAAGAAAAGCTTCCTTCTTACAAGAATGGGGTTGTGAACTAACAAAAGGTAATTTATTAAATTCTTCTGATATCGAATATGCATTGCAAGATATTGAAGCTGTTATTGATGCCGCTACCAGCAAACCAGATGATCCTAAAAGTATTTATGAAATAGATTGGGATGGGAAAGTTAACTTGTTCAATGCTTGTGAATCTCTAAATATAAAAAGAGTCATATTCCTCTCAATTCTCTTAACAGAAAAATTTAGAAAAGTTCCATTAATGGACATTAAATATTGTACTGAAAAACTTCTTGAGAAATCTGATCTAGATTATACAATCTTTAAATGTGCAGCATTTATGCAAGGAATTATAGGTCAATTTGCCATTCCAATTTTAGATAGTCAAGCAGTATGGATGAGTGGAACTCCAACTAAAATCGCATACATGAATACTCAAGACATGGCTAAAGTTATTGTCGCAGCAGTTAATAATCCAAAAACTCATAGAACATCGTTACCATTGGTTGGTCCCAAAGCATGGGATTCAAACGAAGTCATATCCCTATGTGAAAAATTTAGCGAAAAGAAGGCTAAAATTTTTAGAGTTTCTCCTTTTCTAATTAATGTCACTCAAAAAGTAGTTTCCTTTTTTCAAGATTCTTTAAATGTCGCGGAAAGATTGGCTTTCGCTGAGGTAACCAGTAGTGGAGAATCATTAGATGCTGATATGAGCAAAACCTACGAAATATTGGATCTAAAAAAAGAAGATATGACGTCTTTAGAAAGTTATATCAAAGAGTACTATCAACAAATACTTAAGAGATTAAGGGAAATGGAAGCTGATCTAAATGTTGAAGAAAAAAAGAGATTACCTTTTTAA
- the petM gene encoding cytochrome b6-f complex subunit PetM, which produces MAKEIFSIAAVFWILIPIGLVGGALLLKFQGD; this is translated from the coding sequence ATGGCTAAAGAAATTTTTAGTATTGCAGCAGTTTTTTGGATACTGATACCAATAGGATTGGTTGGTGGTGCTTTGTTATTAAAGTTCCAGGGAGATTGA